Proteins encoded by one window of Aptenodytes patagonicus chromosome 11, bAptPat1.pri.cur, whole genome shotgun sequence:
- the SLC7A9 gene encoding B(0,+)-type amino acid transporter 1 isoform X2 has product MGEESLRKRKGEDNGKQDGQSIQSHEPQTMNLQKQVGLISGICMIVGTIIGSGIFVSPKSVLANVGAVGPCLTIWAACGILATLGALCFAELGTMITKSGGEYPYLMEAFGPIPAFLFSWTSLLVTKPSSFAIICLSFAEYASAPFYPGCDPPQVVIKCLAAAAIVIITIVNSLSVKLGSYLQNFLTAAKMIIVAIIIVSGIVLLAQGKTENFKDSFKDSKISVSSISLAFYNGLWAYDGWNQLNYITEELKNPYRNLPLSIIIGIPLVTVCYVLINISYFTVMTSTELLQSQAVAVTFGDRVLYPASWIVPLFVAFSTIGSANGTCFTAGRLVYVAGREGHMLKVLSYISVKRLTPAPAIIFYGAIAIIYIIPGDIDTLINYFSFAVWIFYGLTILALIVMRFTRKELRRPIRIPIIIPVIVTLVSILLVLAPIISAPELAYLYCVLFILSGLIVYVLFVHFKFSWPQKISKPITMHLQMLLEVVPAEEVTE; this is encoded by the exons GTGGGCCTCATCAGTGGAATCTGTATGATTGTTGGTACAATTATTGGCTCAGGTATCTTTGTTTCTCCAAAATCAGTACTTGCCAATGTTGGAGCTGTGGGCCCCTGTTTAACCATCTGGGCAGCCTGTGGAATTCTTGCAACATTAG GGGCACTCTGTTTTGCTGAGCTTGGTACAATGATCACAAAATCTGGGGGAGAATATCCTTACCTTATGGAAGCATTTGGCCCAATTccagcatttttgttttcttggacaAGCTTACTCGTCACAAAACCCAGTTCATTCGCAATCATTTGCCTCAGCTTTGCTGAATATGCATCAGCTCCTTTTTATCCAGGTTGCGATCCACCCCAAGTTGTCATCAAGTGTCTTGCAGCAGCTGCCATTG tgaTAATTACAATAGTGAATTCACTGAGTGTGAAGCTGGGAAGCTATCTCCAGAATTTTCTCACGGCTGCTAAAATGATCATTGTCGCAATCATTATTGTAAGTGGAATTGTTCTCCTTGCACAAg gaaaaactgaaaactttAAAGATTCTTTCAAGGACAGTAAAATTTCTGTTAGTTCTATCAGTTTGGCATTTTATAATGGACTCTGGGCGTATGATGGATG GAATCAACTCAATTATATCACAGAAGAACTTAAAAATCCTTACAG AAATCTACCGCTATCTATAATTATTGGAATCCCCTTGGTTACAGTTTGTTACGTTCTGATAAACATTTCATATTTCACCGTAATGACTTCAACAGAACTCCTGCAGTCCCAGGCAGTTGCTGTG ACTTTTGGAGATAGAGTCCTTTATCCAGCCTCTTGGATAGTTCCTCTCTTTGTGGCCTTTTCTACAATTGGATCTGCGAATGGGACCTGTTTTACTGCAGGCAG aCTTGTTTATGTTGCAGGCCGTGAAGGGCACATGCTAAAGGTGCTGTCTTACATTAGTGTTAAGCGTTTAACACCAGCACCTGCTATCATATTTTAc ggAGCCATTGCTATTATTTATATTATCCCTGGTGACATTGACACACTCATAAATTACTTTAGTTTCGCAGTCTGGATATTTTATGGTTTAACCATACTTGCACTCATTGTTATGAGGTTTACAAGAAAGGAGCTCAGGAGACCAATCAGG ATACCCATCATCATTCCAGTCATAGTGACATTAGTCTCCATTTTACTGGTATTGGCACCAATCATCAGTGCACCTGAATTGGCCTATTTgtactgtgttttatttatacTTAGTGGACTTATAGTTTATGtactttttgttcattttaaattcagctgGCCCCAAAAAATATCAA agccCATCACTATGCACCTTCAGATGCTTTTGGAAGTTGTTCCAGCAGAGGAAgttactgaataa
- the SLC7A9 gene encoding B(0,+)-type amino acid transporter 1 isoform X1, whose amino-acid sequence MIVGTIIGSGIFVSPKSVLANVGAVGPCLTIWAACGILATLGALCFAELGTMITKSGGEYPYLMEAFGPIPAFLFSWTSLLVTKPSSFAIICLSFAEYASAPFYPGCDPPQVVIKCLAAAAIVIITIVNSLSVKLGSYLQNFLTAAKMIIVAIIIVSGIVLLAQGKTENFKDSFKDSKISVSSISLAFYNGLWAYDGWNQLNYITEELKNPYRNLPLSIIIGIPLVTVCYVLINISYFTVMTSTELLQSQAVAVTFGDRVLYPASWIVPLFVAFSTIGSANGTCFTAGRLVYVAGREGHMLKVLSYISVKRLTPAPAIIFYGAIAIIYIIPGDIDTLINYFSFAVWIFYGLTILALIVMRFTRKELRRPIRSPSLCTFRCFWKLFQQRKLLNKIFYMYQVVFKCYTG is encoded by the exons ATGATTGTTGGTACAATTATTGGCTCAGGTATCTTTGTTTCTCCAAAATCAGTACTTGCCAATGTTGGAGCTGTGGGCCCCTGTTTAACCATCTGGGCAGCCTGTGGAATTCTTGCAACATTAG GGGCACTCTGTTTTGCTGAGCTTGGTACAATGATCACAAAATCTGGGGGAGAATATCCTTACCTTATGGAAGCATTTGGCCCAATTccagcatttttgttttcttggacaAGCTTACTCGTCACAAAACCCAGTTCATTCGCAATCATTTGCCTCAGCTTTGCTGAATATGCATCAGCTCCTTTTTATCCAGGTTGCGATCCACCCCAAGTTGTCATCAAGTGTCTTGCAGCAGCTGCCATTG tgaTAATTACAATAGTGAATTCACTGAGTGTGAAGCTGGGAAGCTATCTCCAGAATTTTCTCACGGCTGCTAAAATGATCATTGTCGCAATCATTATTGTAAGTGGAATTGTTCTCCTTGCACAAg gaaaaactgaaaactttAAAGATTCTTTCAAGGACAGTAAAATTTCTGTTAGTTCTATCAGTTTGGCATTTTATAATGGACTCTGGGCGTATGATGGATG GAATCAACTCAATTATATCACAGAAGAACTTAAAAATCCTTACAG AAATCTACCGCTATCTATAATTATTGGAATCCCCTTGGTTACAGTTTGTTACGTTCTGATAAACATTTCATATTTCACCGTAATGACTTCAACAGAACTCCTGCAGTCCCAGGCAGTTGCTGTG ACTTTTGGAGATAGAGTCCTTTATCCAGCCTCTTGGATAGTTCCTCTCTTTGTGGCCTTTTCTACAATTGGATCTGCGAATGGGACCTGTTTTACTGCAGGCAG aCTTGTTTATGTTGCAGGCCGTGAAGGGCACATGCTAAAGGTGCTGTCTTACATTAGTGTTAAGCGTTTAACACCAGCACCTGCTATCATATTTTAc ggAGCCATTGCTATTATTTATATTATCCCTGGTGACATTGACACACTCATAAATTACTTTAGTTTCGCAGTCTGGATATTTTATGGTTTAACCATACTTGCACTCATTGTTATGAGGTTTACAAGAAAGGAGCTCAGGAGACCAATCAGG agccCATCACTATGCACCTTCAGATGCTTTTGGAAGTTGTTCCAGCAGAGGAAgttactgaataaaatattttatatgtaccAGGTTGTTTTTAAGTGCTATACTGGTTGA